TTACCGTCAACCTCCTATTTCAACCTCTTTCTCGACCTCAGCCTCCAAAAACACATACATTTTATAGTTAAAAAATCATTCCAGTAAATCTtcaaaagaaaattacaaataatttacaatatcgaAATCAAACAGTGAGTGTTCAAAACAATTTAAACCTGTTTTCAGGACTGTAAACTATACCTAACCCCACCTTATCACAATTACAAAGCTCAGTATATAAAGTCACAGAAACtccatacacatatacatacaataACATATAATTTTCCACCATGAGTTTTCTCCAGTTCAAGAAATTActtaacaaacaaacaaaaatcacccacaacataaaaatcaattcaaaagaactcatttttctttctttaactCCCCAAAATCGAAGACCcacaaagaaaaaatatcaataaacaacaattaatattccaaaatcGGAAAAAGTCGTAAAACTGACCTAAAGATGTCATTTTTATCGGCATTGGTGGTGGTGGTGTTTCTGGAGGTAAACATGGTGGTGGAGGACCTGGAGGTGGaggtggaggtggtggtggttgtTCTGGAGCTGGTTGCAATGGCAGCGGCGGCGGCGGCGGCGGTGGTGGTAGAGTTAATTGTAATGGGGAAGATGGTGGCTTTGGATAGGGAGGTGGAAGAATGGATTGGTAGCCTGGAGGTGGACCTTCATCTTCGTCAAGTTGACTGGTTTCCATGGCGGCGACAATCTCCTCAGGCGAGTCTCCGGCGATTAACTATGGTGTCTTGTCTCTCTCCACGAGGACGAGGTTGTGTGTTGTGTTGGCCTAcaatttcaattaataaagatacttttttttatttttaagatttataccattttttttggaaaatgttatttatatcttttttcgacgagaaatgctaaaagataCTAGTGATATCTAGTACTTTCtgtgttaatattgttattagttTAACAAAGTATCGAGTCTTATACAGTTTAATGTAATAAGTTTTAGGAGTCAATCGTAAGACGACATGTCTAAAGGTGCTAAACACCActagtgcctaatagcaatgcatTTTTTtcgataaaataatattatttgtaagatttaatttttaattaatttaagggataatttcaaaaaaattataaaaatatggttgtgtgaaattttaaatatttatacgatttttatgattttatttacagaaaataagattttttgatatatttttatattatactcTTGTTAACTTTTGGTTATTTGAATGTTGTTTAGGTGTTATTTTCCTGTTACTTTTATATAGTTTCTTgctatttttgtgttgtttttataaaatattgtaaaaatataaaaataaaatctttcaacgtaaaaatataaattttttacaaaaaaaaagtaatattttatgtaattattccttaaTTTAACGATTTCCTTTACTTTTATAATAGTGATAATTAATCAAAAGTAGAGTAGTATATTTTagacaaaattataaattttatgggtTTTTATACTTGCTCAAAagtatgacatttttttttttaaatattattttacagaAAAGTTAAAGAAAAAGTTAAAACTAATATGGGAAAATTAGGTAAGGCTAATTAGATACCCTTAATCAAagcaaaatatgatattttttttgaaaattttattttatgggaaaattgaaataaaaataaaagagaaaattaGGTAAGGGTAAATAGTTACCATAATCGGTAACTAAGTACCTTATGctgtttttttgaattttttctaaaattttcctttaaaataatttttctgagaaaaaaattatatttttgtaaatttatactttaaaaccataaaataaaaattctcctatattttaaagtaaaatattattataattttttttcattttaagtaaaattttatataaaaaataataattaaatagcaTGGACCAGTATGAGACTATTAAATGGATACTTTCTTGATGCTTTGTTAAGTATTTACCAATGTTTTAAAATCCTAATAGAGTAGAACCTCTAACCAATAATGCACTTGGgatttagaaaataatattctaattgagaggttataactaaatagagttacacttgaaaaaaaaaatcaaaatatcaaaaaatataaatgtaacaaaaataccaataaacaattcttaatattatattatattagaattattttcgagtacatataatatttatacatgtactataatttgaaataaaattattaattctacataaataaatttataaaatatatgtatatatttttttaagatgtaattattcttatatggaggtatattttattaatacgggacttaaaaaatgtataactaattacaatatagagattattcttatttataattggcCCAAATTGGaacttcatttttttataacaaattagaggttattcttgaatagagtattcttaaatagaggttttACTGTATAAGGTATTAgtgatgtaaaaaaaaaaactttattagaaTTTAAGTTTTGCTGAAAAATAAACTTAAGCATTATCACCGAAAATTATTAtagtatctatatataaatcttAAACACAAATACCTAATGAAATGGACAgaaaaaaggagaaaaaaaatagagtacTATAGTATAACAATTGAgtaaatttgtgtatttttgcTATTAATATCCATTTGTGTAAGTGTAAAACTATTGTATTGTATGCTTCAATATCATAGTAAATAGTAcatcttttttaataatacaaAGATACCAAAAGATGAGGACTCTTAAAGATACAAAAGTAATTAAAAGACATATAGTTGTAACATGAAATCAAGATCATCTATGTCCAAAGCTTTTATGCATCAATTTCTAGTCAATACcacaatttttttatctttgaaACCTTGATGATGAGTGGTTTGAACATAAAATTGACACAAATAGATATACTAATCTTGATAATCTTTCATATAATaacaagaaataataatatcGTAGAAAGATGATCAACTTGTTCACATCAAGATAGGATCCAAAACGGTGTACAAAGAGTAAAGAAGAATAGTAAAATATAAGATGGCTGAGGCTACACCCGCAATTAGGGCTCCAGTGACATGATCGCAAAACTTGGGCACTTGTCCACAGATGGGCAACCAACCGGCATCATCATTCCCTTTCTTCCCCACATCGCCTATAGCCAACGCAGCCGAAATGCTCGAGGCCAAAAGCACTGTCATAACCTATTCACAACacataatattttttcattaacaataattaaaatattcaaattattattaagaagTGTGGCTAAATatatgtttttagttttttttttgtaatttaattatattttaaccaataataatcataacaaaataagaTAATAAAAAGTAATTAGTTAAGTTTAATTACCACATCCAAAATAATAACTATGCGCCCAAACCAATTCTTTGTGGAAAGAATGAGAGTTATTAGACTGTATAGCCCTGCAATTGCTTCCACTATCATGAAGTACCTATCCACATACATATAAATTGcattatttataaatgaataaataaataaaattaatatatcataTGGTCACCTatgtacttaaaaaaaaataaaaaataacatggtcATCTCGTTAAGACAGACTAAACTTACACTTAAGACCCATAAATCCATAAGTAAATCAAAAAATTCttttaacaatttttaaaaatattatttttgtctaATAATAAGGCTCACAAAATCTCAAGACCGACGAGATGTGAATTTATAAAAAACATTTTATATGACTTACACGAAAGCGGGCGTGTTGTTGTATTTGGCAGTGAAAGTTAAGTTCAAGACATGAGCAGTGTCATGGGTAGTGACAATGACTACAACAGCAGCCACACTTGCAGCCATGGCTACAAACCTCATCACAAGGCTCAAGATTTTACTATACTTTGCCATAATATTTGATGATGATTAATTGATTGAGATGATCAAGGGATCTTGTAGTTGTggagatataaatatatacgaaAATTTTGGACAAGTTTTATATTAGGTTAGATGCATTTGTGAAAATTAGACATGTGTAGTGTTGATGAGGTTTGGTTTGGTAAcctatattacatattatattagtATTTGGTTTTTAGATAAGACAAAACAACACTTGTAATAACTAGTGTCATTTTTCATTAGTCTCACCTTATTATTATCTTATTAATTATCAATAGAACATTGctattatatattattggtACTCGATATTTTTTATTGGTGACGTTGTATAATTAgttagtgatatttttttaaaattattttcttaagttatatgagatTCGATACTTAACTAGAGCCGACCCTAAAATTTAGTGggtcattaaaaaatatatttttttaagccttTATTTAGAATCAaatgtagtatttttttaaaattaataaaaaaaatatgtaattttaaaaggagATAAAGTTTTTTTGAGCCTCTGAACTAAACACAAACCTAGTCTGCTTATTCTTAAAGCCaaacttatatttaattatatcaataGCAATGACACCGAAAATAATATTAGACACTAATACTTTTTAAGAATTctcttatcaatataataaaatatttgtttTACTTGAAAAGTGTTCTAAATATGAATATGATCATCATAGGTAAACTACTTAACATGAAGATCTATCTATATTAGACTatgaggggatgtactagttttTCATGAAGTAAGCCTCTTCTAACGTGGTCATCTCTCATATCTCTTTTGTATTATTATGTATGTATTAACAATAATcaacattaattaattgtgtTCTTTTGGAGGCTTTCGGGCTTGGCCCAAGGGTTAAGGCCCATCCACAATGGTCCAAAGGTAACTAACTtatttcttcaaaaaatcatagatTCTTATCATTGTTTacttttttccttaaaaaataagcttaattattcttttcaaaaataccatagTTCAAACAATATATTTCGAAATAAAACAGATAtgcttataatatataattttttttttttatttttcacaatCACTTTACAATATCATAgttcaaataatatatttttatagattgtAAGAGGAATCTTTTATCTAAGAAAACTATTAGTATATTCATGAATCacaatgtttttcttttaatgGAAAATGTTAACTTTATTAATCAACAAATTCAGTTACCAAACAAGGTAACAAATCAGTAGGAACAGACTCCATACTGAAGGTACGATCAGGATACAAAATAGCAGTCCTAACAAAGCTATGAGCCACTACATTAGCAGATCGTTTAATAAAAATAACCTCAACGGTACACAATTCAGTAAGTAAAATTTTACAGCTTTGAATGACTTGACCAAACAAAGAAATCATATGTATAGAACTACGTAATGCTTGCACCACCCCAAGACTGTCGCTCTCCACAGTTACATGATCCCACTGCTGTCTCTTTATCCATGTGAGAGCTTCCTTGACACTGATTGCTTCAGCCAAGATTGGTTCAACCGTGCCCACCTTAAAGGTGGTTCGTCCCTCAATCAACCAACCTTTACCATCTCTAGCCAGCATACTCGTACCAAAGAACGACCCTCATCAAACAAGGCTGCGTCTACATTAACCTTAATTCTATTATCAACTGGAGGGGACCAATGCTCTACACCATCATGAACTTGATAATCAGAACATGATGAGCCGAGGGTAGTATTTTGAGCATTATTCCATTGATTAAAGTAATATATTTTGCAAACCCAACAATGTCCTCATGTTAAAATTAAGACtaatataagaaataaatatctcatgCTACAAAACAGATTTTAGTGATCCTCTTTAAAGAACACTAAATATTGTTTACTATCCTTTTAATGTGAGTTACTAGTGTGagatattttgaaatttacTAGTTTTCTCATTATATATAAGCAGATTGTTTGAATCTTGTTTTTAACatgttaaactaatataaatttcttGAAATTCTACAAGAAATCTTAAATTACACTGTCATATAAACAAATTAAGATTAAAATAATTTGGATATTGAAGGTACAAAGAATGCATCGTAAGTACATGCTTGTCGACTCAACCTGTATTTTGCAAAGCccacaaaaatataaattgttcTGTGATGAGCCATGAAAAAATATGGATAGTGATTGTGTCGTATCGTGTTAACAATTTTATAGGATATATCTAGTAT
This region of Cannabis sativa cultivar Pink pepper isolate KNU-18-1 chromosome 7, ASM2916894v1, whole genome shotgun sequence genomic DNA includes:
- the LOC115698226 gene encoding CASP-like protein 1C2 — translated: MAKYSKILSLVMRFVAMAASVAAVVVIVTTHDTAHVLNLTFTAKYNNTPAFVYFMIVEAIAGLYSLITLILSTKNWFGRIVIILDVVMTVLLASSISAALAIGDVGKKGNDDAGWLPICGQVPKFCDHVTGALIAGVASAILYFTILLYSLYTVLDPILM